The stretch of DNA TATAATAGGGagggttttttaaaattgtttttcttactgttttcaaggttttttttattttacttgaaagacagagagagagagagagagatctttcatcctctggttcattccactCTTGGctctaacagccagagctgggctggtccaaagctggtagccagggtattcttccaggtctgctgtgtgggtgcaggggcccaaggacttgggccatcgtccactgctttcccagggtatcagcagggagctggatcagaagtggaacagccaggactccaaccagtgccgttttgggatgctggcactacaggcaaaAGATCAGTCTGCTATGCTACCGTGTCAGTCCCCTTAAAAACCACTCCTAAAGCTGCTCAAGGCTTgagtgagagagtgagtgtgtgtgataCACACACGAGTacatcaaaaaaggaaaaatagaattaaaagataagtttcttttGCTACGTAAGTTTTTGACATTTATTCATAGTGTTTTTTAGTAAGCATTTTCTGTGAACGTTTTGAAGCCTGCTGTATGTGAATGAAATGGATTATTAGCTCCTGTGGATTTTGTGCAGTCACACTAAAATAAGTTTCAAACTTACTGTAAGGAAAAATGATAAAACATTCTGAATTACGTACTTAGGGTTGTTTACCAAATTGTGGGTTGTTAGTTACTGTGAGTTAGGCTAGGCTAAACCTCACGAGGCGACTGGCTGAGGGTGGTGCCAGTCAGCTGGGCTAACCCTCATGAGGCGACTGGCCGAGGGTGGTGCCAGTCAGCTGGGCTAACCCTCACGAGGCGACTGGCTGAGGGTGGTGCCAGTCAGCTGGGCTAACCCTCACGAGGCGACTGGCCGAGGGTGGTGCCAGTCAGCCGGACCGACAAGCAAGAGCACTGAAGCGTTGTGACTTGATGCAGTTAAATTTGATCATACTGATTTAATGATTGCAAACGTGAAATTCAATAAGAAATagtaaaaaactaaaagaaaatgtgtagTGTCTGGGACCTCAGTTTGTGAAACATTGATTTACTTAGTGAGTTTTTTCTTGAGGGTGGTAAAGCGCAGTAGGTTGCTTTTTTCTACTAATCATCCTATCTGACTTATGTACACGTGGCTGTGTAGATAACACACATGAGTACAGCAGGTGCAGCGAGGCAGGGTCAggggtcttgtgtgtgtgtgtctgtgggaaATGCTGCTTCTGTTGTGTGGTAGAGTTTTAACCTGTGGAAATTGATGTGGTTTATCTTTTCAGAGGCTAAGGTTACTGTATGCGAAGATTCTGGATGTTCTTCAACAGATGCCTAAAGCTGCAGCGTACAGAAAATACACGGAGCAGGTCACAAATGAGAGGCTGAGTGTGGTGGAGACGGTGAGAGAGCCCGTTCTGCTGGTGTTGTATCCAAAGGACgtttagcagcagcagcaacacagtcgagtttttactttttgaatattccaaactcttgtttcttttattttccctcCAGTTCTTTTCCCCTCATCTTTTTTCCCAGTTATCTAACAAATTACTCTTTACTGGATGTTTCTTATATATTACTCATTGAATGGATGTTCTCTCTCTCCAGTACCtcgtttttaaaatttattttcatattacttgaaagaggcagaaaggcagagagaattgtCAGCATTCTCTTGTTTACCTTCCCGATGTGTAcactggccagtgctgggccgggctgagggcaggaggaggtgCGCAGCCCAGCAGAGCTGCCGTCTCGGGCCTCCGAACATTGCTCGGCCTTTCAGGAAGTAGACAGCATCTAAACCCACTGGTGGTCTTGGGCAGGTGCACTGTAATTACTGCTGACTTTTCATAACTTACCATATTTTCACCATCGTTAAATTTTCATACTAGCTGTTATTTTGTAGATTGTCTATAATTATTCAAAAGAGAGCTCAGAAACTCTAATTTACCCTCGTGCCTAAGTGGCCTGGTATATGTCTCTTTTGAGATTCAAAACAAGAAAGTTCAAAGAGCATTGTTCTCTTTAGGTGCACAGTGATACAGGTTGATTTGGAACTTCTGTTCGTAGCTTGGCAATTGCAGAAGTAATTTCCAGATATTTCCAGAGTAAAAGATTGTGAAGGGaaacttaatatttttttttttgctttattttcatgtttttttaaaaaaatgagcttaTACATTTTCTTCTCATTGAAATCTGAGAAGGTTCCCTTTGTTCACAAAGTGAATGTCCTCGGCTGTGCCTTTGACTCTTGCTCACGCCTGGATTCCCTGGTTTATTCCTGATGCTCTTTGTACCCTGGCTCTGTCGTTAGCTTTCAGATGCCTCAAAGTACAGGATCCTGAGCATTGAGATGTGCTGCCTtgttaaaatctttttctttcattctttctttccttctgaaaTTGTAGGAATCAGATGTTAAAAAATTAGAAGATAAACTTCAGGCTGGTCAAATAGAAGAGGTGATTCTTCAGGTAAAGGAAGAACTTGATGTTTGGCTTAAATGTTGATTTCACATAGAAACACAACGTGAGACCTAAACAGGGAACTGTGTTTCTTTTCTTATGTTGTCTCATCAAATGTAAATGAACTGAACATAGAAATGGGGTACTTGTAACGGATAGATGGCAGTTAACTGTCATTGATTCTGGACTCAGTTTCTGAGAGTTCACTGGAAATTGGAATCTGATGTTCTTTAAGTTAGCCTTAACACAGTTTAGTTAAAATGATGGCCTGTAATTTTAGTAATGTTATCCTTTTTTTAGATGCAATTGGTTATTTTAAAGTTGATATGTTTTATGTGTAAAAATACTAGatgtttttaattataaaattaaaatgtgaatttttgatTATTAAGCATTTGGTcaagttaaaaaaacaatttttaatttgtGGGTATACTTGAGTTTTATTTTACATTGTTTTCAAATATTAACCCTGATAAGAATTGGTTATTTGTATAATAAAATTTAAGCATCATTGTCAAGAGAAACTGAGAttggaaaaattaattaaaattattgtTTACAGGGTTTAGATCTTTTTTTATTCCCTCATACTATAGCAGTATATCCGCACACTAGAAAAAAATATCCTCTAGTCTAATTTTGATTAACCTGAATTTGAATTTTTCCCTGTTTTGATCATGTGTGTGGAATAAAAGTAGTCTAAAGGAGTGGACAGGTTGGAAAAGAATACGGTTTTGCAtattcaagatttgtttttagagttatctacattatttttgttgaaaaatataGTGTTTTTGCGTAAGGAACAAAGTGAACATAGCCTCTTCAGAACAGTACTGAtaacaaaatttttttgtttcttaaagttGGGTGGGGTATAGTAGCGGACTGGGTTTATGCTGACTCAAAGCACATGCTAAAAGTAGCCTTCAATCACAGTTGGTTCTTACTCTGTTTCACAACATCTAAGTGCTTGGTGTGCAGCAAGAtggcctgtttttctttctcagtgAAACATGGCTGACAGCCAAGAAGAGAATCAAATCAAACACTTAGTAATATTTTTGGTAGGaaagtttttaaagtattttttttttacagggaaatcttaaaaacagaaacaccTTTTGCTATCTTGAATAATAGTTTGATTTATATAgttgtgtattcttttttttttttttttcaacttattaGGATCAGGATCTTGAAGTAAAGCTAGGAGTTATTCTTGGTCTGTAATactgaattattttataaaaacatcACAGCAGTGTTTCAGAAAATAGCCAGTTTAACTTGGGTTGAAAAGAATGCTTAATTTAACGAGAGGAACTgatttctcatttcttctgttttagTTGTGAATTTTCCTCACAATTGGTGATAAACATAGACTTCTAGAATATGttcttgtgttttgtgttttatgAATTATATCACTAATACGCTGTCACAGTGCAACAAACGTTTTGGAGTACCTTTATACTTCTGATCCTCAGAGAACTGGAGAGGCACCGTAGGCTTAAAATCTCACCAGCTGAATTTGAGAACACTAATTACAGCAGGTATCAGGTGCATGGAAATCAGAAAATAGCTTCTCTTAGTCCCAGTTATCTAGTTGTGAGAATTAAGATGATTTCATTATGTGTTATTCATTTGGTGGTGGAATAAATCGTAAGATACTATTCTGATAGTTAAATTTTAGTTAAGTAGCTCTGAAAACATCAGTtgaaaagtaaaatcaaatgatctttttaaattttttttaacaacaggCTGAAAGTGAACTAAGTCTGGCAAGAAAAATGATGCAGTGGAAGCCATGGGAGCCGTTGGTGGAAGAACCTCCTGCCAACCAGTGGAAATGGCCGATATAAATAGGTTGATGGGAAATGGATTTAATGAAATGtgctattattttaaaacatttccttaCTATTGATATTTTGTAGGTATGTAAAAATTTAGAAGACTGATATAAGatgtgtgtgggagacttggtaaAGTTAGGAATTATGGTGATAGGGTCTCGTGACTCAATTTTTGAATTGTAAAGTATTCACTCTGATTATTTCAAAGATAGTATTTCTTTGACCAGAAAAGGTTGTGGGGAGATTTGAAAGTTAACTGAAAAATTCCCAGGGAGTCTACAGAACAAGTATCTTCAGTTTGTAATAATTGTTATTACCCGAAACAGTTTGAGAAGGAAATGTACTTAGATATTATTGTGTAAACAAATTTCCAGGTCATTGTTAGGAGGaagtaataaaaatgtttttttgagagaaaacagcaaaaataattggCATTAAAATGTTGTGTTGTTAACTTATTTGGCTGTGATGTgatgtttacaaagaaaaaacatgTTTAATTACTGATTGCCGCATTCACTGTCAATTTATATTTGAATTACTCCATTTATTCCTATTATCTTAATTTTATCGTATTGTTATTCTTTTATCTTTGGTGGATATTATCCTCAAATTACAATTTATTGTACTGCTGAAGAAATTAATTTGGTACTCAAAAGATGTTTTTTGTTGTACAGAGGTAGTTTgaaaattttttcctttgtttctggaAGTTGGTTCTCTGGTAGCCTTTAACTTTATTGACCATCTCAGCCACATCAGAATAGATGTAGAATGTCCTTTAAAAAAGTGAGTTTCTTTAAATTAAGTGAGCTTAATGAAGTTCGTAGGAGCTTGGCCTGTGAACAGGCCTGTATCTCTGTTAGGTTTTCAGAGTGGATTCATGAAATGCTTCTTGCCGTGGCACTGATGTGTGCAGCTGGCTGTCTGAAACACAGGACTGCTCTCCGGTAACATGTCCACGGGTCCTCACCTTTCCTCTCCCTGCATCATTTCCAAATACCTCATTAATCTAACTTGGTATTTTTGGCCTTCAGATATAATGCTTTTGTTTGTGGCTTGGAATTCATCCTCACTCTCACACAGCGAGCCAGGGTGTCAGCTGCCCAAGCTCTGCTGCTTGCCCTCCTGTGCgctggaagcagaagcagaactcCAGCCCAGGCCCTCCGCAGGGGTGCCAGGGTGGGCTGAGCCCAACAAATGACGTCACAGAAATGAGAATGGGGCTGACAGAAGcaagtaaaacaaaaaagaacaaaaataaagcaaaccagAGATAACAAAAGGAATCAGGAAACTAagacaaagaaaggaaacaaggaaggaaaagcagaacTGAGGGAAATGTGGCGTGCTTTGTGTTTGAGCAGATGGTGCCTGATGTCGGCTTTGCTGCCCTTGGGGCCAGGCCCCAGGTGGTCGGCCTGGGAGAAGGGGGAGGTGGCcccgtgcttgggcccctgccctccctgcagagatccagagagagctccagcctcctgcctggtCAGGCTCTGGCTGTTACACCTGTATGAGAGTCAGTCAGTAGATAAAGATCTGGCTCtaactcagtctttcaagtaaataaatctttaaagaaaaaacaaaacaaagcgaaATAAGAACAGGGaatgaaataggaaaaaagaaattgctaGTTATAGAATGATAGCTGGTATGACAATGTTTTGATGCTGGCTAGTGGGCGTTGTGTGTAACTGATGCAAATACTGCAGGTTAGACTTCTGTTTCTGATAGCGGGAACCTGACCATGATGTAAGTAGTACAATTTTGCAGCTTGGAGCCTTGGAGAAACAGACAAAACAATGATTTAATAACATCCAAGGTCACATAGCTGATAAGATGTAGAGCTAAGCTGAACATAGTACGGAATTTACCTCCAGGctccaatgtgatggctcagtggctaaatcctcgccttgcgtgtgccataattccatttgggcaccagtccatgtccagacagcaccacttcccatccagctccctgcctgtggcctgggagagcggtggAGGACAacagaaagccttgggactcagaagaagctcctggctcctggcttggggtcagctctgactattgaggccacttaggagtgaaccagaatacagcgaatctttctgtatgtctgcttttcccataaaaaaaataagaaaagctaaTTAACATTATGTACGTTTCACTTTTCAAGGGAAGAAATCAGCAATGCAAATAGGAAACTTTCTGTTACAGgctaaaaaaaaccttttttttctcccagccTCTGTGGTTATGTAAACAAGGAAATAATTAACTTCTTGGGGAAATGTGTTCTGGGATCTAGGGTTGGGAACCAAATTGCTAACGTCCGggcattttctatctgctgatggTTCCTGTTCCCGTTAAAGCTCACTGTATAATTAGTTGTAGCCTATGCTACAATTATGTCATGTTCAGTTTTTGAATAAACTACTAGAAGGGTAGTAGTTTGGTACAGAGGAGGATACGGTTTTGTTTCAGACAATATACACAGGAACCCAAAGTGGAAATATGATAAAGAATTTGAGTTATTGATAGGAACTAGAGAAACTTTAAAGGTGTTTATTTAGAGGTAACAATCCAACACTTTAGGGAATGAAGGAAATTAGTGACTTGTCACAGACTTCCCCCAAGCTCCGTTATGCTAGCATGTCTAAGAAGGATAGAGTGCTCCTTAGAGTGATACCatcagcactgtgtgtgtgtgagcagtgaGCACCAACACTGTGTGTGAGCGGTGAACATCACTGTGTGTGGAAGTGAGCACCAGCACTTTAACCTTTTATTACAGAATTCTTGCATTTTACCCTTCAGCCAACTAGAGggttgattttttgttttctatgtgAAACTGGCCCACAATTCTAACtgtaaatttcaattttaaaaaatctctgaaaATTGATTTCCCACCCATTACTCATTTGGAAATAAAACTACCCCTAAACTACACAAAACCTTTGTGATCGTTATCCCACTAGAATATGATTGTGAATATCTTTTACAATAAAGTATTATTGCATTGGGCTCTGGGCTGCTTCACAGAATTTATTACATAACATAAAGCATGTGTCCATATTACCTTTTAAAATCCTGAAAAATTCTGAATATAAAAAACGATCTGTGGGCCTTTCTTAACAAGCTCATAAGGAATTATTGAGATGTAAATTTGATCCAGATAGAGAATTTCACAAGTATCTTTTCAGGTCCTTACTTCTTAAATCAGTCCAGTATTTGTTTTTGAATGCATCATTGCTTGACATGATGTGGTTTCCAGTGTGTCAACAATGGGAAATACCTTGAAATGCTTGATTTCAAAAAGCCACTAGGTGGCATCTtcgtaaaaataaaaacattcaaagaaataatgtaGAGagtcaaaacattaaaaaatgcacAAATGATGTTTCATGAGAAAGATGTTATCTGGACTTGTAAAAACTGAAGAAATGTATGGATTTATTgtaaaagaagtgaaaaatgatACCTTAAAAATTACTGTTCTACTTTTGGAATTGAGAGTGTTAAGAGTTGTTGTCAGCTTGCTTTTGCGTTGTTTTATGTAACcagacagctctgtgtgtgtgtgtctggctcgGGTGTGCTGATAACCTTTCCGTGCTGTGTAGACCAGCCCGGGAGCCTGAGCAGGAAGGCACGTGCCCTGCACTGAGATGAAATGGGTTACGTTGCTGGTGCTGCATTCTCTCTATCCCACAAGGGGCCTGTTTGAGTACCAGCCGCTCCGCTTCAGCTCCTGCCCCTCTCTGTTGTGCCTGGGGcggatggaggatggcccaggtgccgtGGAAGGACAGGAAAATGCTGCTGGCCTAGggcttcagccaggcctgccctggcTGTCACGACCAATTGAGCAGTGAGTCAGTGAACAGAAAATGTGTTTCTCCCCCTGTATAACTATTctttacagaaatttaaaaaagttgGAGATCTCATTCTCCTTTGTCACTAAATGTATTGGCGTTTAGTTCCTGGGAGTAAGGATTCATTAACATAACTATGATgtcttaatttaaaaacataggtGACTAAGGTCATCAATGCAGCCAACCATAAGTGGAAAATGAATACCTAGTGGCTGCCAAGCACATGGACATGATAAGGTACTTACACTTGTGTAccaccctgcttccctgcttctgttCCTAACCTATGGCATAAAGTGAAGAAGTGGGAGGTGGCcccgtgcttgggcccctgccctccctgcagaAATCCAGAGAGagctccagtgtgtgtgtgtgtgtgtgtgtgtgtgtgtgtgtattttaaaatcttggCCCAAGTCAGACCTCTCGGATTTCTTCCCAGATCCTCTACTAGACCTCTATGTGTTCTAGTTTCCTCGTTAGAAAACGAAGCTAATAGTTGCTCTGCAATAAAATCATGATGATTAGATCAGATATTGTGAGGTGTTTACTAACAGTGGCAGTTGAGAAAGCCAGGAGAAGCTTGTTGTATTTGCAGAGGAATTTACTCTCTTCCCGCAATACGATTTTGTGCTTCTGTCCTTAAAAAACACCATTTATATTTAATGATTAACAAAAGTTAACTTATGGGGGAATTATTTAAGATCTCCAAATTTAACACAAGTAGGCACCTGCTACTGTACACCTGCGTTTTtcattgtggattttttttttttttgcctttcgataattttttccatattttgatTTTGTTCGTATCTGTGAGGCTTACATCGCTACGAGTGTATCGTGGGTGTTGGAGGGAGGCAGGCTAACTGCGGGCGAAGGTTCCGGCGGCCACGGTCCTCCCGCTCCCCGGGAGCCTAGCGGGTTCCTCGGCTTCGCCCACCGGAACCGCCGCCTCTCGCTGGGGTTGCTAGGATACGACCGGTAACAGAATCCCGGAGTGCCAGCGCTGCGCCTCCGGAGTCCGGGCACCGCCGGGAGCCCAGCAGCCGCCTTTCTCCGCGAGGTAGGCTTCCCTCCCCTCGAAGGACTCCGGTTCGGGGTTGACTGAGCTCCGTCGGGGCTGGGCTCCGGTTCGGGGTTGACTGACTTGAGCTCCGTCGGGGCTCGGCTCCGGTTCGGGGCTGACTGAGCTCCGTCGGGGCTCGTCCCGCCCGCGCTGCCCCGGCCTCCCGGCGCTGTCGGTGGAAGCCGCGCGAGGACTGGCCGGTTAGGGGCTGCCTTTCCAGCCCGGCCCGTCCGGCGGGAGGCGGGAGGCGGGAGGCGGCAGCGCCGAGGCAGAGCCGTCGCCTCGCACGGGGCGCTCCTGGCGGCAACGGCACGGGACGAGGCTGGCCCCGCGAGGGCCGCGCCTTCCCGCAGACGTGCATTCCAGGTAAACCGTGCGCCTCCCGCACGCTCCCGCCGCCTCTCTGCCCGAGGTCCTCGCCTCTTGACACATTTGCAAAAGCCCAACGTGCCCATGTTTGGTTGGTCGCAGGCTGGACTGGAACCCTGCCTTCCTGCTTACACTAACATCCTAGCTGCCTCATAAATTATGCCAGACATTATAGGTGAAGGGGGGACCCTTGTGTGCGTACCTAGGAAAGTTATTAAACGTTTCAACAGGGTTGAAATGTCTGATAAGACGCATACAGTCGGAAGCGTGGAACATTGCCTTTTACCTACCCACCCCCTGCCTCCAGTCCAGTTCTTCTGGAAGCATTGTGTGCGTTCACGGTATGTGATTGTCGGTGAAATACGGTACCGACTGTTCTGGGCTTTGCTTTGGCACCTAGGGCTGTGTAGGTTGAAGCCGTTTTCTGCAAAGTGGATGGATGAGAAGCGCTTCTACACAAACTTTGGAAACCGTCATAAGCAAACTATCAATACGTGTCACTAGCTGTTATCTAAAACTTATATGTAATCAGCGACAAATAGGCATGAAAAAGGTTTTTGTTCTGATTCAGAAAGCAGTGTAAGGATGAAAGGAAACCGAAGGGTGTTGCTTGTGTGCTTTGTCGTTTATGTCTAGTATCTGACGCAGCAAGAGTAGAGTATTTACACAGGCAAATATAGCTTGTTCGGATACATATGGGAAATGCTAGGAGCCACTGTAAATTAGTTCCTTAATCAAGAtgggtgaaagaaaaaaatgaatattatcaTAGTGGTCAtgtttt from Ochotona princeps isolate mOchPri1 chromosome 25, mOchPri1.hap1, whole genome shotgun sequence encodes:
- the NDUFA5 gene encoding NADH dehydrogenase [ubiquinone] 1 alpha subcomplex subunit 5 isoform X2; its protein translation is MAGLVKKRLRLLYAKILDVLQQMPKAAAYRKYTEQVTNERLSVVETESDVKKLEDKLQAGQIEEVILQAESELSLARKMMQWKPWEPLVEEPPANQWKWPI
- the NDUFA5 gene encoding NADH dehydrogenase [ubiquinone] 1 alpha subcomplex subunit 5 isoform X1, translating into MAGLVKKTTGLVGLAVCENPHERLRLLYAKILDVLQQMPKAAAYRKYTEQVTNERLSVVETESDVKKLEDKLQAGQIEEVILQAESELSLARKMMQWKPWEPLVEEPPANQWKWPI